A window of the Lepus europaeus isolate LE1 chromosome 5, mLepTim1.pri, whole genome shotgun sequence genome harbors these coding sequences:
- the LOC133760867 gene encoding large ribosomal subunit protein eL42-like has translation MVNVPKTCQTFCKKCGKHQHHKVTQYKKRKDSLFAQGKRHYDGKQSGCGGQTKPIFRKKAKIAKKIVLRLECVEPNCRSERMLAIKRCKHFELGGDKKRKGQVIQF, from the coding sequence ATGGTGAACGTTCCGAAAACCTGCCAGACCTTCTGTAAGAAGTGTGGCAAGCACCAGCACCACAAGGTGACACAGTATAAGAAGCGCAAAGACTCTCTGTTTGCCCAGGGAAAGCGGCATtatgatgggaagcagagtggttGTGGGGGACAGACTAAGCCGATTTTCCGGAAAAAGGCAAAAATTGCAAAGAAGATTGTGCTGAGGCTTGAGTGTGTGGAGCCCAACTGCAGATCCGAGAGAATGTTGGCTATTAAGAGATGTAAACATTTTGAATTGGGAGGAGATAAGAAGAGAAAGGGGCAAGTGATCCAGTTCTAA